Part of the Fodinicola acaciae genome is shown below.
GTACGTCCGCATGACCACCAGTCTCGGACGCGCACCTGTGACCGCACTGTGAACGGCTATCCGGCGAGCAGGCGGCGCGGACCGGGTCCTTCCTTGGCGTACGCGTCGTACGGATTGGACAGCATGCAGGTCTTCAGCGACAGGCAGCCGCAGCCGATGCAGTCGGTCAGATCGTCGCGCAGCCGGGTCAGCTGGTTGATCCGCGCGTCCAGCTCCTCGCGCCAGCCGGCGGACAGCGCGGCCCAGTCCTCCTTGGTGGGCGTACGCTCGTCCGGCAGGCTTTCCAACGCCTCCCGGATCGTCTTGAGCGGGATGCCGACCCGCTGCGAAACCTTGATGAACGCGACCCGGCGCAGCGTGTCACGTGCGTAGCGGCGCTGGTTGCCGCTGGTGCGCCGGCTGCTGATCAGGCCTTTGGCCTCGTAGAAATGCAGCGCCGAGACGGCCACGCCGCTGCGCTCGGCCAGCTGTCCGACGGTCAGCTCGCGCAGGATCGGCGGACGATCGCTCACGCCACCGAGCGTACCTCGCGTTTGGTTGAGGTCCACGAAAAGTGCGGCCGGCCACCTCGGCCGGCCGCACTTTGGGTCGTACGGTCAGTAAACCTGCACGCCGTAGGCGTTGAGCGCCTCGACGACCGGCTGGAAGAACGTCGTGCCACCGGAGCTGCAGTTGCCGCTGCCGCCGGAGGTCAGGCCGAGCGCGGTGCTGCCGGCGTAGAGCGGACCGCCACTGTCGCCACCCTCGGCGCAGACGGTGGTCTGGATCATGCCGGTGACGGTGCCTTCGGCGTACCGCACGGTCGCGTTAAGCGCGGTCACGCGGCCGCTGTGGATGCCGGTCGTGCTGCCGCGCCGCGTCACCGTCTGGCCGACGCTCGGCGTGCCGGCGGAAGTGATGTCCTGGCTGCCGACGGTGCCGGGGTGGTTGGTGAAGCTGCTGGCATAGCGCACGATCGCGTAGTCGTTGCCG
Proteins encoded:
- the soxR gene encoding redox-sensitive transcriptional activator SoxR — encoded protein: MRELTVGQLAERSGVAVSALHFYEAKGLISSRRTSGNQRRYARDTLRRVAFIKVSQRVGIPLKTIREALESLPDERTPTKEDWAALSAGWREELDARINQLTRLRDDLTDCIGCGCLSLKTCMLSNPYDAYAKEGPGPRRLLAG